In Pedobacter sp. SL55, the following proteins share a genomic window:
- a CDS encoding Txe/YoeB family addiction module toxin yields MGKFRVKIEKLADEHFRKHFKSGDKASIKKIKQIVAELSEHPYIGTGKPEALRNELSGFWSRRINKKDRLIYRVDENIVFVFIISAMGHYNDK; encoded by the coding sequence ATGGGAAAGTTTAGGGTTAAAATAGAGAAGTTAGCGGATGAACATTTCCGAAAACACTTCAAATCAGGGGACAAGGCTTCAATCAAAAAAATCAAGCAAATAGTTGCTGAACTTTCAGAACATCCTTACATCGGCACCGGCAAACCGGAAGCTTTACGCAACGAACTTTCTGGATTTTGGTCAAGACGAATAAATAAGAAGGACAGGCTAATTTATAGAGTTGATGAAAATATTGTTTTTGTCTTCATCATCTCAGCCATGGGCCATTACAACGATAAATAA
- the rluF gene encoding 23S rRNA pseudouridine(2604) synthase RluF: protein MDHTTRLNKYISESGLCSRRAADRYIELGQVFINGKRAKVGDKVLFGDVVSVNGQNIEPRQAENSILIAYNKPVGITSTTEAGVKDNIVDHVNHSERVFPIGRLDKDSQGLIFLTNNGDLVNKILRAGNNHEKEYVVTVNKPINETFVENMSKGVPVLGVMSKKCKVKQEGSNVFRITLIQGLNRQIRRMCEYFGYEVTKLERVRIMNITLKGLGLGDWRELDEKEQAEIFKMVAKSSSEKPAAPKQVNKKVSANKPEKPAQRFAKAKGKTDSSKANPDKRASGGASKNSSAAANDWFKANGPNKRTARPSNGKSGVAKVKTRSPKRK from the coding sequence ATGGATCATACCACACGTTTAAATAAATACATCAGCGAAAGCGGACTTTGCTCAAGAAGAGCAGCAGATAGATACATTGAACTTGGTCAAGTATTTATTAACGGCAAGCGAGCTAAGGTTGGCGACAAAGTATTATTTGGCGATGTAGTGAGTGTAAATGGCCAAAATATAGAGCCCCGCCAAGCAGAAAACTCTATTCTTATTGCCTACAACAAACCTGTTGGCATTACCAGTACTACCGAAGCTGGCGTTAAAGACAACATTGTTGACCACGTAAACCATAGCGAACGTGTTTTCCCAATTGGTCGTTTAGATAAAGATTCGCAAGGCTTAATATTTTTAACCAACAACGGAGATTTGGTTAATAAAATTCTACGTGCCGGCAACAACCACGAAAAAGAATATGTAGTTACGGTTAACAAGCCTATTAACGAAACTTTTGTAGAGAACATGAGCAAAGGCGTTCCGGTTTTAGGTGTAATGAGCAAAAAATGTAAGGTAAAACAAGAAGGAAGCAACGTATTCCGCATCACTTTAATTCAGGGTTTAAATAGACAAATTCGCCGCATGTGCGAATATTTTGGCTACGAGGTAACCAAACTAGAGCGTGTACGTATCATGAACATTACTTTAAAAGGTTTAGGCCTTGGCGATTGGCGTGAACTGGATGAAAAAGAACAAGCCGAAATTTTTAAAATGGTGGCAAAATCTAGTTCAGAGAAACCTGCTGCGCCTAAGCAAGTGAACAAAAAAGTTAGTGCTAACAAGCCCGAAAAACCTGCTCAACGTTTTGCAAAAGCTAAAGGTAAAACGGACTCTTCTAAAGCAAACCCCGACAAAAGAGCTAGCGGCGGAGCATCAAAAAACAGTAGCGCAGCCGCCAATGATTGGTTTAAAGCTAACGGACCTAACAAAAGAACCGCTCGCCCATCAAACGGTAAATCTGGAGTTGCTAAAGTAAAAACACGTAGCCCTAAAAGGAAATAA
- a CDS encoding Cof-type HAD-IIB family hydrolase, which translates to MQNPSVKAVFFDIDGTLLSFKTHKVSASTEQAIADLQAKGIKTILSTGRSINSIDHIKYLNFDGYITFNGGYCVTKDEELLFKQCIAAEDIRGILSYAKENTLSFSFMSEKEIGIHDVTPEIAGMYAHVNLPVPPPIDPERVDVSSILQTNIFLGPEQEAAFMATVMPNSTASRWTPLFADVNAKNQSKKIGIDVFCKHFGIDLAETMAFGDGGNDIEMLKHVNVGVAMGNANPEVKAIADYVTDDVDSDGIWNALKHFEVL; encoded by the coding sequence ATGCAAAATCCATCCGTAAAAGCTGTTTTTTTCGATATTGACGGTACCTTGTTAAGTTTCAAAACACACAAAGTTTCGGCATCTACCGAGCAGGCAATCGCCGATTTACAAGCCAAGGGCATCAAAACCATTTTATCTACAGGTCGTTCAATTAATAGCATTGATCATATAAAATACTTAAATTTTGATGGCTACATTACTTTTAATGGTGGTTATTGTGTTACAAAAGATGAAGAGCTACTTTTTAAGCAGTGTATAGCCGCAGAAGATATTAGAGGTATTTTATCCTATGCCAAAGAAAATACGTTGAGTTTTTCATTTATGTCTGAGAAGGAAATCGGTATACATGATGTTACCCCCGAAATTGCTGGAATGTACGCTCATGTAAATTTACCTGTGCCGCCACCAATAGATCCAGAAAGAGTAGATGTTTCTTCCATTTTGCAAACCAATATTTTTTTAGGTCCCGAGCAGGAAGCCGCTTTTATGGCTACGGTAATGCCTAATTCTACAGCTTCGAGATGGACACCTTTATTTGCTGATGTGAATGCAAAAAATCAAAGTAAAAAAATAGGTATCGATGTCTTCTGTAAACATTTTGGTATTGATTTAGCTGAAACCATGGCATTTGGCGATGGTGGTAATGATATTGAAATGCTAAAGCATGTAAATGTTGGTGTAGCCATGGGCAATGCTAATCCAGAAGTTAAGGCGATTGCAGATTACGTTACTGATGATGTAGATAGTGATGGCATTTGGAATGCGCTAAAGCATTTTGAGGTGCTTTAA
- a CDS encoding flotillin family protein — MENLLQSPITVILIAVIVIFVTLSALLARYKRCPSDKILVIYGKTGGTSAKCIHGGGAFIWPVIQDFAYLDLKPISIEANLVNALSRQNIRVDVPCRFTIAISTEADSMNNAAERLLGLAPADIQELSKDILFGQLRLVIATMTIEEINSDRDKFLDNISKNVDTELKKIGLKLINVNVTDIKDESGYIEALGKEAAAKAINEAIISVAEQTKIGETGKAIADREKDVQIAETQRERDVKIAITQKDREISIASAFKDEAIGKAEAERDTRIKTSEANAIAVKGENEAKIEIAASDALRREKEAEALKIAVAAEKVQQAKALEASYLAEQKAEEARSERERATQIANIVVPAEIAKQKAIIQAQADAETIRENAKGEADAIYAKMEAEAKGLFEILTKQAEGYRDVVAAAGGDPTKAFQLLLIEKLPELVKTQVEAVKNIKIDKITVWDSGNGAGENGAGSTANFVSGMMKTVPPLNDLFNMAGLNLPTYLKGEDPEATPTIDANDTNPKA; from the coding sequence ATGGAAAACCTCTTACAATCGCCTATTACAGTCATTTTAATTGCTGTTATCGTAATTTTCGTTACCCTCTCGGCCTTATTGGCACGCTACAAGCGCTGCCCTTCAGATAAAATTTTAGTCATTTATGGAAAAACAGGCGGCACTTCAGCCAAATGTATCCACGGTGGTGGTGCTTTTATTTGGCCAGTAATTCAAGATTTTGCCTATTTAGATTTGAAACCCATTTCTATAGAAGCCAATTTGGTAAATGCTTTGAGTAGACAAAATATCCGTGTGGATGTGCCTTGCCGATTTACCATTGCTATTTCTACCGAAGCAGACAGCATGAATAATGCTGCCGAACGTTTGCTAGGTTTGGCACCTGCAGATATCCAAGAACTATCAAAAGACATCCTATTTGGTCAGTTACGTTTAGTTATTGCTACCATGACTATCGAAGAAATTAACTCAGACCGTGATAAGTTTTTAGATAACATTTCTAAAAACGTAGATACCGAGTTAAAGAAAATCGGTTTAAAACTTATCAACGTAAACGTAACAGATATTAAGGATGAGTCTGGTTACATTGAAGCTTTGGGTAAGGAAGCTGCTGCAAAAGCCATTAACGAGGCCATCATCAGCGTTGCCGAACAAACTAAAATCGGAGAAACTGGTAAAGCCATTGCCGATAGAGAGAAAGATGTGCAGATTGCAGAAACGCAGCGTGAGCGTGATGTAAAAATCGCCATTACCCAAAAAGACAGGGAAATTAGTATTGCCTCTGCTTTTAAAGATGAGGCCATTGGTAAAGCCGAAGCCGAAAGAGATACACGTATCAAAACTTCGGAAGCCAACGCCATTGCTGTGAAAGGAGAAAACGAGGCGAAGATTGAAATTGCAGCCTCAGATGCTTTGCGCCGTGAAAAGGAAGCAGAAGCCTTAAAAATTGCTGTAGCGGCCGAGAAAGTGCAACAAGCAAAAGCGTTAGAAGCATCCTACTTAGCAGAGCAAAAAGCAGAAGAAGCTCGTTCTGAAAGAGAAAGAGCCACACAAATAGCTAACATTGTAGTACCCGCCGAAATTGCCAAGCAAAAAGCCATCATCCAAGCACAGGCCGATGCAGAAACCATTAGAGAAAACGCAAAAGGAGAAGCTGATGCGATTTACGCCAAAATGGAAGCAGAAGCGAAAGGTTTGTTCGAAATCTTGACCAAACAAGCCGAAGGTTATCGTGATGTAGTTGCCGCAGCAGGTGGCGACCCAACCAAAGCCTTCCAATTGTTGTTAATTGAGAAACTGCCAGAATTGGTTAAAACACAGGTTGAAGCCGTTAAAAATATCAAAATTGATAAAATTACCGTTTGGGACTCTGGCAACGGTGCAGGAGAAAATGGTGCTGGTTCTACCGCAAACTTCGTCTCTGGCATGATGAAAACCGTACCTCCTTTAAACGATTTGTTTAATATGGCTGGATTAAACTTACCTACTTATTTAAAAGGAGAAGATCCAGAAGCCACACCTACAATTGATGCAAATGACACCAATCCTAAAGCTTAA
- a CDS encoding REP-associated tyrosine transposase, with translation MGSKYKIRDQSLPYFVSFATVYWLDLFIRNEYREVLLDSIRYCQKEKGLEVYAWCIMTSHVHLIIGTSGNKMEDILRDFKSHTSRMLRKSIAEHPQESRREWLLWMMERAGKKNGNNKGFQLWQQDNHPIELWENYMRNQKLEYLHQNPVVSGFVSLAQDYVYSSARDYAGEKGLLEIKFLE, from the coding sequence GTGGGTAGCAAATACAAGATACGGGACCAAAGCCTGCCATACTTTGTAAGCTTTGCCACGGTATATTGGCTAGATTTGTTTATACGGAACGAATATAGAGAAGTTCTGCTAGACAGTATTAGGTACTGCCAAAAAGAAAAAGGCTTGGAGGTTTATGCTTGGTGCATCATGACCAGTCACGTGCATTTAATAATTGGCACAAGCGGTAACAAGATGGAGGATATATTAAGAGATTTTAAGAGTCACACCTCCAGAATGCTGAGGAAATCGATTGCGGAACATCCACAGGAGAGCAGAAGAGAATGGTTGTTATGGATGATGGAACGGGCAGGCAAGAAGAACGGGAACAATAAGGGCTTTCAGCTATGGCAGCAAGACAACCATCCAATAGAGCTTTGGGAAAATTATATGAGAAATCAGAAATTGGAATATCTCCATCAAAACCCTGTAGTTTCTGGCTTTGTTTCTCTGGCGCAAGATTATGTTTATAGTAGTGCAAGAGACTATGCCGGAGAAAAGGGACTGTTGGAAATAAAGTTTCTGGAGTAG
- a CDS encoding NfeD family protein, whose amino-acid sequence MDALNNLEPLLRIFWYLAIPISFIFIVQTVMTFIGADSGDGIDADFDGDLDGGNVPFQLFSFRNLINFLLGFSWTGISFYGLITNRAILILFSVVIGILFILIFFAIIKQIQKLAEDNSFKITSLLHKSGSAYLRIPEKRTGMGKIQVSINGSYKEVDAITDNEQIPSGAAVKIIKIESNNLVLVEKI is encoded by the coding sequence ATGGACGCACTAAACAATCTCGAACCTTTATTAAGGATATTTTGGTATTTGGCTATACCCATCAGTTTCATCTTCATCGTTCAAACGGTAATGACCTTTATCGGAGCCGACTCTGGCGATGGTATTGATGCAGACTTTGATGGCGATTTAGACGGAGGCAATGTCCCCTTTCAGCTTTTCTCTTTCCGAAATCTGATTAACTTTCTGTTAGGCTTTAGCTGGACAGGCATTTCTTTTTATGGCTTAATCACTAACAGAGCCATACTTATTCTCTTCTCAGTAGTAATAGGCATTCTTTTTATTCTGATTTTTTTTGCCATCATCAAGCAAATCCAAAAACTAGCAGAAGACAATTCCTTTAAAATTACTTCGCTATTGCACAAAAGTGGCTCGGCGTATTTACGTATTCCCGAAAAAAGAACTGGCATGGGCAAAATCCAAGTAAGTATAAATGGTTCTTACAAAGAAGTAGATGCCATTACCGATAACGAACAAATTCCCAGTGGTGCAGCCGTAAAAATCATTAAAATAGAAAGTAACAACCTCGTATTAGTAGAAAAAATATAA
- a CDS encoding tetratricopeptide repeat protein encodes MNKLIIISLLIFNVILANAQKQKSANYYFQEGNNCMNAMPGMLRAERINQSVQYFSKAININDKFWQAYRNRGRAYYFLHQYQKALLDFNKTLQLTDEKINPDLLLWRGRCLYELKLYDKAIRDFDRSIQLSGNADYIYFCRAKAHWKLGNFKKACLDYNKAVNGSPEYSKEIDFIKCN; translated from the coding sequence ATGAATAAATTGATTATCATTTCTTTATTGATATTTAATGTCATTCTCGCAAATGCTCAAAAGCAAAAATCTGCAAATTATTATTTCCAAGAGGGAAATAATTGTATGAATGCAATGCCGGGGATGCTTAGGGCAGAGAGAATTAACCAAAGTGTTCAGTATTTCTCTAAAGCCATAAATATCAATGATAAGTTTTGGCAGGCTTACCGAAATAGAGGGCGGGCATATTATTTTTTGCATCAATATCAGAAAGCTTTGCTGGATTTTAACAAAACATTGCAACTGACCGATGAAAAGATAAATCCAGATCTGTTGTTATGGAGAGGTAGATGTCTGTACGAGCTGAAGTTGTATGACAAAGCGATAAGAGATTTTGATCGTTCGATCCAATTATCAGGAAATGCTGACTATATTTATTTTTGCAGGGCTAAAGCTCATTGGAAATTGGGAAATTTTAAGAAGGCCTGCTTAGACTACAATAAGGCTGTAAACGGCTCGCCAGAATATAGTAAAGAGATAGATTTTATTAAATGTAACTAA
- a CDS encoding DUF2683 family protein has product METLVMHPANKEQLAALKAIAKALKIPFEKKEEEQYDPAFVKMIKDAEERGQFNEVDPNDIWESLGLK; this is encoded by the coding sequence ATGGAAACTCTAGTCATGCACCCTGCCAACAAAGAGCAATTAGCGGCCTTAAAGGCAATAGCCAAAGCTTTGAAAATTCCTTTTGAGAAAAAAGAAGAGGAGCAATATGATCCTGCCTTTGTAAAGATGATTAAGGATGCCGAAGAAAGAGGGCAGTTTAATGAGGTAGACCCTAATGATATATGGGAAAGTTTAGGGTTAAAATAG
- the rlmN gene encoding 23S rRNA (adenine(2503)-C(2))-methyltransferase RlmN, whose amino-acid sequence MQSTKKIDIRSLSPEQLAQHFKDMGEPAFRAKQVYQWLWEKSARNFEEMSNLSKDLRKKLSEGYTINTVEISNAQFSNDHTIKNAFRLHDGNIVEGVLIPTEERMTACVSSQVGCSLTCKFCATGYMDRVRNLNADEIYDQVVLIDQQAKKNYNIPLTNIVYMGMGEPLLNYANVLKSIERITAPDGLNMSYKRITVSTAGIAKMIKKLGDDGAKFNLALSLHAANDQKRHEIMPITEHNSLKALAEALKYYFQKTKNPVTYEYIVFNNFNDEIQDAMELAKFCKHVPCKVNLIEYNPIQFADFINAEGDKIDAFANYLKKQGITTNIRRSRGKDIDAACGQLAVKEKA is encoded by the coding sequence ATGCAAAGCACAAAAAAGATAGACATCCGTTCATTAAGCCCAGAACAATTAGCCCAACATTTTAAAGACATGGGCGAACCTGCATTTAGGGCAAAACAGGTCTATCAATGGCTTTGGGAAAAATCTGCTCGTAATTTCGAGGAGATGAGCAATCTTTCTAAAGATTTACGTAAAAAGCTGAGCGAAGGCTATACCATCAACACCGTTGAAATTAGCAATGCCCAATTCAGTAACGACCATACCATTAAAAATGCTTTCCGTTTGCACGATGGTAATATTGTAGAAGGCGTTTTGATTCCTACAGAAGAGCGCATGACCGCCTGCGTAAGTTCGCAAGTAGGCTGCAGCTTAACCTGCAAATTCTGCGCAACTGGCTACATGGATCGCGTTCGTAATTTGAATGCAGATGAAATTTACGATCAAGTCGTTTTAATTGACCAACAGGCGAAGAAGAACTATAACATTCCGCTAACCAATATTGTGTACATGGGTATGGGCGAACCTTTGCTCAACTACGCCAATGTACTAAAATCTATCGAACGTATTACCGCACCAGATGGTTTAAACATGTCGTACAAACGAATTACCGTTTCTACCGCCGGTATTGCCAAAATGATTAAAAAACTGGGCGATGATGGTGCAAAATTTAACTTGGCACTTTCGCTTCATGCCGCTAACGACCAAAAACGCCACGAGATTATGCCCATTACCGAGCATAATTCGTTAAAAGCATTGGCCGAAGCACTAAAGTATTATTTCCAAAAAACCAAAAATCCAGTTACTTACGAGTACATCGTTTTCAATAACTTTAATGATGAAATACAGGATGCGATGGAATTGGCCAAATTCTGTAAGCACGTTCCTTGTAAGGTTAACTTAATCGAATACAACCCCATCCAATTTGCAGATTTCATTAATGCCGAAGGCGATAAAATTGACGCTTTTGCAAATTATTTGAAAAAGCAAGGTATTACTACTAATATCAGACGCAGCCGTGGTAAAGATATTGATGCCGCTTGTGGGCAGTTGGCAGTGAAAGAGAAGGCTTAG
- a CDS encoding ATP-binding protein, translating into MALEKAKEEAEYHGRAKQRFLSNMSHEIRTPLQAILGYSEFIAKQENPNKKHVEAIHRSSVHLLQIVNEVLDYNRITSGEFSFKQEDFDLQKLLDEVMDAVKPLAEKKDISLVANFDLPEQHWIKGDAFRLKQVLYNLLGNAIKFTVKGHVKLIVDCKEQDENVYCYFTVEDTGIGFSKEDQGKIFKEFEQGDNSNHQSMNQNGTGLGLAIVKTLVDAQGGRINAKSKLGKGTSFVVHLQYQKGNAPAETIRLENTKTVTKAKGVWVIDDDNLILNLCELIFSAHQIPYKTFRTANAILNEPIDDELEYVFIDMRLEGGMTGIEVHKQLKQRLANGVKYYAITAQKLPDEQQAVLDQGFEGVIIKPFKAEDLLALFEISAVAEVGFDDNALQKMTMGDEEMMAKILASFIRDCEEDQALLQESIANQNQPEVRLVIHRLAGRVAQIGAKELGAEFRQLEQEVAAVGILDEAIRNQINALLGKLKSLLKAVEIRKNKFS; encoded by the coding sequence TTGGCCTTAGAAAAAGCTAAAGAAGAGGCCGAATATCACGGAAGGGCAAAACAACGCTTTTTATCTAACATGAGCCACGAAATTAGAACACCTTTACAGGCCATTTTAGGTTATTCGGAGTTTATAGCTAAACAAGAAAATCCCAATAAAAAGCACGTGGAAGCCATTCATCGGTCGTCGGTACATTTATTGCAGATTGTAAACGAAGTGCTAGATTACAACAGAATTACATCGGGCGAATTTAGCTTTAAACAGGAAGATTTTGATCTTCAGAAATTACTCGATGAGGTAATGGATGCGGTAAAGCCCTTGGCAGAGAAGAAAGACATCAGCCTGGTGGCTAATTTTGATTTACCAGAGCAACATTGGATAAAAGGAGATGCTTTTAGGTTAAAGCAAGTGCTTTATAATCTGTTGGGAAATGCCATTAAGTTTACGGTAAAAGGGCACGTGAAATTGATTGTAGATTGTAAAGAGCAAGATGAAAACGTTTATTGTTATTTTACGGTAGAGGACACTGGAATTGGTTTTTCGAAGGAAGATCAGGGGAAGATTTTTAAAGAGTTTGAGCAAGGGGATAACTCAAATCATCAGTCGATGAACCAAAACGGTACGGGCCTAGGGCTGGCTATTGTGAAAACTTTGGTAGATGCGCAGGGCGGAAGAATTAATGCCAAAAGTAAGTTAGGAAAGGGTACTTCATTTGTGGTGCATTTACAGTATCAAAAAGGTAATGCGCCTGCTGAAACTATACGGTTAGAAAATACAAAAACGGTTACCAAGGCTAAAGGTGTTTGGGTAATTGACGATGATAATTTAATCCTCAATTTGTGTGAACTCATATTCTCTGCCCACCAAATTCCGTATAAAACTTTTAGGACAGCTAATGCCATTTTGAATGAGCCAATAGACGATGAGCTGGAATATGTTTTTATAGATATGCGCTTGGAAGGCGGAATGACTGGAATTGAAGTACACAAACAGCTTAAACAGCGCCTGGCCAATGGTGTAAAATATTACGCAATTACTGCCCAAAAGCTGCCCGATGAGCAGCAGGCGGTGTTAGACCAGGGTTTTGAAGGTGTGATTATTAAACCTTTTAAAGCAGAAGATTTGCTGGCACTATTTGAAATTTCGGCAGTAGCGGAGGTTGGTTTTGATGATAACGCTTTGCAGAAAATGACCATGGGCGATGAAGAAATGATGGCTAAGATTTTAGCAAGTTTTATACGAGATTGCGAAGAAGACCAAGCCTTGTTACAGGAAAGTATCGCCAACCAAAACCAACCGGAAGTGAGATTGGTAATACATCGCTTAGCTGGAAGAGTTGCGCAAATTGGTGCTAAAGAATTAGGTGCTGAATTTAGACAGTTAGAACAAGAAGTTGCGGCGGTAGGGATATTGGATGAAGCTATTCGTAATCAAATAAATGCGTTACTAGGTAAATTGAAATCACTATTGAAAGCTGTGGAAATACGTAAAAATAAATTTTCTTAA
- a CDS encoding helix-turn-helix transcriptional regulator — translation MNRIDRLFGILILLQSKKHVSAESIASRFEISVRTVYRDVKALSEQGIPLSFEPNKGYFIVQGYFLPPVSFNTDEASALLMMERFIEGFADKSIKQHYQSALDKVKNVLKSNQKKVVENLNANIRLQLPKRLRSDVEYLSLLQNAIADKQIVSIKYKNYKEEVSERRLEPIGLIFYAFSWHLIGYCHLRSSYRDFKVNNILQLNCSSLPFTLTEHISINDYMKQLPVDY, via the coding sequence ATGAACAGGATAGACAGGCTATTTGGCATTTTAATTTTACTCCAATCGAAAAAACACGTAAGTGCCGAAAGCATTGCCAGTCGTTTCGAGATTAGTGTTCGTACCGTTTATCGAGATGTAAAAGCGCTTTCAGAACAAGGCATACCTTTAAGCTTCGAACCTAACAAAGGGTATTTTATTGTTCAGGGCTATTTTTTGCCTCCAGTGTCTTTTAATACAGATGAGGCAAGTGCACTGCTCATGATGGAACGTTTTATCGAAGGTTTTGCAGATAAATCCATCAAACAACATTACCAAAGTGCATTAGACAAGGTTAAAAATGTACTAAAAAGCAACCAAAAGAAAGTAGTCGAAAACCTTAATGCCAACATCCGGCTACAATTGCCCAAGCGTTTGCGTAGCGATGTTGAGTATTTATCGCTACTTCAAAATGCCATTGCCGACAAACAAATAGTGTCGATTAAGTACAAAAACTATAAAGAAGAAGTTAGCGAACGTCGTTTAGAACCTATCGGATTAATTTTTTATGCATTTTCTTGGCACTTGATAGGCTACTGCCACCTGCGCAGTTCATATCGTGATTTCAAGGTCAACAACATTTTACAGCTCAACTGTTCTTCGCTGCCGTTTACGCTTACCGAGCACATCAGTATTAACGATTATATGAAGCAATTACCTGTAGATTATTAG
- the ltrA gene encoding group II intron reverse transcriptase/maturase, with translation MEMVREAYRKVKSNRGSAGVDKESLEEFETDLSNNLYVIWNRLSSGSYFPKPVRSVAIPKANGKKRFLGIPTVSDRIAQQVLKTYLEPRLEAVFAKESYGYRPLRGAHQAVSAVQKNVRQYPWAIDMDISNFFDEVDHSLLMKSIDVHVEERWAKMYIKRWLESPVQQADGSLSPKAGKGTPQGGVISPLLANLFLHYVLDKWLGKYYPQVAFVRYADDIIIHCSSETEGKQVLDGVRSRLRECKLGLNEEKTKMVYCQDYRRKRRKDYAKKFDFLGFTFKPRTVVSKREGLFLGYGCAISQTSQTRIVEGWRRLKWHNRSDLDIQDIAGHLNVQMAGIIRYYGKFNLMALRKLMWHFEFRLAKWVLNKYKSFRNSYTRAYRWIKELKRSYPAMFYYWTVFKHV, from the coding sequence ATGGAAATGGTACGGGAAGCCTATCGCAAGGTAAAATCGAACAGGGGTTCGGCGGGAGTAGATAAAGAAAGTTTGGAAGAATTTGAGACTGATTTATCGAACAACCTATATGTAATCTGGAACCGATTATCCTCAGGTAGCTACTTTCCCAAGCCTGTCCGTTCTGTCGCAATACCGAAAGCTAATGGTAAGAAGCGATTTTTGGGCATTCCAACAGTATCCGACCGTATTGCCCAACAGGTTTTAAAGACTTACCTTGAGCCCCGTTTGGAGGCTGTCTTTGCCAAAGAATCGTATGGTTACCGTCCGCTGAGGGGTGCCCATCAGGCAGTGTCTGCCGTGCAGAAAAACGTACGGCAATACCCTTGGGCAATCGATATGGATATCAGTAATTTCTTTGATGAGGTAGACCACAGTTTACTGATGAAATCGATAGATGTTCATGTAGAAGAGCGTTGGGCCAAGATGTACATCAAACGCTGGCTTGAAAGTCCAGTGCAGCAGGCAGATGGTTCATTAAGCCCAAAGGCTGGAAAAGGTACACCACAAGGCGGTGTGATAAGTCCTCTGCTTGCCAATCTGTTTCTGCATTATGTTTTAGATAAATGGTTGGGCAAGTATTATCCACAAGTTGCTTTTGTACGCTACGCGGATGATATTATAATCCACTGTTCTTCAGAAACAGAAGGGAAACAAGTATTGGATGGTGTACGCAGTAGGCTAAGGGAGTGCAAACTAGGGTTAAATGAGGAAAAGACGAAAATGGTTTACTGCCAAGATTATCGAAGAAAGCGGCGAAAAGATTATGCAAAGAAATTTGATTTTCTAGGCTTTACATTCAAACCAAGAACTGTAGTTTCCAAGAGGGAAGGTCTATTTTTGGGCTATGGGTGTGCTATTAGCCAAACATCACAGACACGTATTGTGGAGGGGTGGAGGCGTTTGAAATGGCATAACAGGAGCGATCTGGATATTCAAGATATCGCAGGTCATTTAAATGTCCAAATGGCGGGCATTATCCGATATTATGGCAAGTTCAATCTTATGGCTCTACGGAAATTGATGTGGCACTTCGAATTCAGGTTGGCAAAATGGGTGTTGAACAAATACAAAAGCTTTAGGAATAGTTATACCAGGGCATACAGATGGATAAAGGAGCTAAAGCGAAGCTATCCAGCAATGTTTTATTATTGGACTGTTTTTAAGCATGTATAA
- a CDS encoding DinB family protein, whose protein sequence is MDIIKLLQNELNQEAVTTRKFLALVPFDKPDYAPHEKSMKLIALATHIADLASWPKLGVETDELDFATAPYNPAQVHDNEQLIALFDKGIAESLTSLAEVEEAFLEKPWVLRTGNQIHIATTKYGLIRVSLNQITHHRAQLGVYLRLLNIPIPGSYGPSADELNF, encoded by the coding sequence ATGGATATCATTAAATTACTACAAAACGAGCTCAACCAAGAAGCAGTAACTACCCGTAAATTTTTAGCCTTAGTGCCTTTCGATAAACCAGATTATGCACCACACGAAAAAAGCATGAAGCTAATAGCTTTGGCCACACACATTGCAGATTTAGCTAGCTGGCCAAAACTAGGAGTAGAAACAGATGAACTTGACTTTGCTACAGCACCATATAATCCAGCCCAAGTTCACGATAACGAACAGTTAATTGCACTGTTCGACAAAGGTATAGCAGAAAGTTTAACCAGCTTAGCAGAAGTAGAAGAAGCATTTCTAGAAAAACCTTGGGTGTTGCGCACAGGCAACCAAATTCATATAGCAACCACCAAATACGGATTGATCAGAGTTTCTTTAAACCAGATCACGCACCATCGTGCACAGTTGGGTGTTTATCTTCGTTTACTAAACATCCCGATACCTGGTTCTTATGGACCAAGTGCAGATGAGTTAAATTTCTAA